The Rubrobacter aplysinae DNA segment CGCATGAGCCGCCCCGGCCGCCGGGTGTACCGCAAGCAGGGTACGATCCCGCGCGTGCTGGACGGCCTCGGCGTGGCGATACTCTCGACCTCGCACGGTGTACAGACCGACCACTCGGCCCGGCGTATGGGCGTCGGCGGCGAAGTGCTCTGCTTCGTCTACTAGGTATAGAGGAGAGGAGGTAAGAGCATGTCGAGAATAGGCGTGGCGCCGATAGAGGTGCCGGGCGGCGTCCAGGTGGATATAGGCCGCGACGAGATAAAGGTCTCCGGCTCCCGGGGCGAGCTTACCGTCCCCGTGGGCGGTGGAGTATCCGTGAAGGAGGAGGACGGTACACTCTCCGTGGAGCGCGAGAGCGAGGAGCCGGAGCACAGGGCCATGCACGGCCTTACCCGGTCGCTACTCCAGAACGCCGTGACCGGCGTGAGCGACGGCTTCACCCGGACGCTCGTGATAGCGGGTGTCGGCTACCGGGCGCAGCTCTCGGGTCAGGACCTCACGCTACAGGTCGGCTTCTCGCACCCGGTCAGTATCACCCCGCGCGAGGGCATTCAGTTCGAGGTGCCGCAGCCGACGACGGTGATCGTGCGCGGCATAGACAAGCAGCGGGTCGGCCAGACCGCGGCGGAGATCCGCGGCGTGCGGCCGCCGGAGCCCTACAAGGGCAAGGGTATCCGCTACGACGACGAGCAGATCCGGCGCAAGGTCGGCAAGGCCGGTTAGGTCGGTCAGGTTAGTTAGGCTGCTCACGGAAGCTAGGAGTCAGAGATGGCAGTAGCACAGTCAAAGTCAAAGAGTGCTCTGAAGAGCAAGCGCCGGGCGCGGATACGGTCCAAGATCTTCGGCACGCGCGAGCGGCCCAGGCTCTCGGTGTTCCGCTCGAACCAGGGCATCTACGCGCAGCTCATAGATGACATCGAGGGCCATACCCTGGTCGCGGCCGACTCACGCCACGTCGAGCCCGGGGAGAACCGGGTCGAGACCTCCCGCAAGGTCGGGGAGCTCGTGGCGGAGAAGGCCCTGCAGGAGGACATCGAGGCCGTGGTCTTCGACCGTGGCGGCAACACCTATCACGGACGGGTCGCCGCCCTCGCAGACGGTGCCCGTTCCGGCGGCCTCAAGCTCTAGTTCACGGTTATTTCGGTTAGGAGAAGGTATTGGGTAGACAGAGACAGGGCAGCGCTGGCGGGCGCGGCGGCCGGGGACGGGAGGACTCCGATCTGCAGGATCGGGTCGTCGAGATCCGGCGCGTTGCCAAGGTAGTCAAGGGTGGCCGGCGCTTCAACTTTTCCGCGCTGGTCGTGGTCGGCGACGGCAAGGGCCGCGTCGGCGTCGGGCTCGGCAAGGCGACCACGGTTCCGGCCGCTATAGGCAAGGGGCAGGACCGGGCCAAGGCCGAGATGTTCCAGGTGCCGATGCGGAACACCACGATTCCGCACCACATCCTCGGCAAGTTCGAGAGCTCGGAGGTGCTTCTGAAGCCGGCCTCCGAGGGTACCGGCGTTATCGCGGGCGGCGGCGTGCGCGCCGTACTGGAGCTTGCGGGCATCCGGGACGTTCTGACCAAGTCGCTGGGCTCCAACAACCCGATGAACGTGGTCAAGGCCACCGAGCAGGGTCTGAGGGAGCTCAGGAGCAAGGCCGCCATCGAGGAGACCCGGGGGGTGAAGATCACGTCATGAGCCCGCTGAAGGTAACGCAGGTAAGGAGCACCATAGACTCTGTCGGGAGTCACAAGCGTACGGTGCGGGCTCTGGGTCTGAAGCGGATCCGCGACTCGCGGGTCCACGAGGACACGCCCCAGATGCGGGG contains these protein-coding regions:
- the rplF gene encoding 50S ribosomal protein L6, giving the protein MSRIGVAPIEVPGGVQVDIGRDEIKVSGSRGELTVPVGGGVSVKEEDGTLSVERESEEPEHRAMHGLTRSLLQNAVTGVSDGFTRTLVIAGVGYRAQLSGQDLTLQVGFSHPVSITPREGIQFEVPQPTTVIVRGIDKQRVGQTAAEIRGVRPPEPYKGKGIRYDDEQIRRKVGKAG
- the rplR gene encoding 50S ribosomal protein L18; protein product: MAVAQSKSKSALKSKRRARIRSKIFGTRERPRLSVFRSNQGIYAQLIDDIEGHTLVAADSRHVEPGENRVETSRKVGELVAEKALQEDIEAVVFDRGGNTYHGRVAALADGARSGGLKL
- the rpsE gene encoding 30S ribosomal protein S5 — encoded protein: MGRQRQGSAGGRGGRGREDSDLQDRVVEIRRVAKVVKGGRRFNFSALVVVGDGKGRVGVGLGKATTVPAAIGKGQDRAKAEMFQVPMRNTTIPHHILGKFESSEVLLKPASEGTGVIAGGGVRAVLELAGIRDVLTKSLGSNNPMNVVKATEQGLRELRSKAAIEETRGVKITS
- the rpmD gene encoding 50S ribosomal protein L30 → MSPLKVTQVRSTIDSVGSHKRTVRALGLKRIRDSRVHEDTPQMRGMIHKVRHLVRVEEVQEVDSK